The Procambarus clarkii isolate CNS0578487 chromosome 4, FALCON_Pclarkii_2.0, whole genome shotgun sequence genomic sequence GGTAATTATAGTAAAGTCGGTTATCTAGGGTATTTTAAGTATTATCTAGGACAAGTTGGGCATCCTTAAATTTTCCTTGACGCTTTAGAGGTACAAAAAGCCTAGCAATGACAATTTGCAGTTTTCTTCTGTTTGAAAAATATCAGCTAGTTGGAACGTGTAAAAAAGACTAAAAGGTTAGTGAATCTTCGAATACATTGGCATGTTGAGCTGGTTAGTGATGTGCCACGCGGGCAAATGTTGTCGCCAGCTTTGTTCTTGTACAACTTCATTAGCACTACCAATGTGTTGTGAATGTTCATTTAGTTTTAACGTTAAACGGGGTAATCTGCGTTGTCAGTATCGTCTTTGTACGTGCTGAAGGTTTCCTTGTGACTGCTTGTCAACCAAATACCTGGCATTAGTCAACGTGACGGTGTGTAACCTTCGTTTACAAGCATGTTCTTGTGCTGGCTTGGCAAGGCTCTCACTCTCTGCCAGGCGATAGGAGTTTATATGCTTGTTCATACATAACTCTTGCATAAATGGCCCCTAGTGTAAGGCTCTGTGTAAGTGGAGGCAGATGCATAGAAAATGCAAGTTAATTTTAGATTAAGTATGTTCGGTTAACTGCGGATGCATAATATAGTTGTTGCTTTATCTTAACTTTTTATATAGTACTAGTATAGTGCCATTGTTAAAGATTCGTTACCTGAaacaaagttcaaagtagcacggactatggtgagctcgtagtggacttttTAGTGCTAttattggggggtagaaatagcctaagcggctctatccctttgagatgcattTCTTGTCtcgataaacatacttgaacttgttaTTGACAGATATTGGGGGATACAGTTCGCGTAATAGAGGGGAGAGGGGGTACGTGGTTTAAGATTAGGGGGGTGGGAGGCAGTTTTTATAAATTCTCCAGTAGGGCAGTGAAACAAGACTTTCTGAAGACATTGGTCCTCAGATCCCCATCTTCTAGAGTGTTTCACTATATGGAGAGAGGAGCAGCTCTATAACCTGATCCAAAGGTTAACTTAACGCCAGTTTATATGACGCTAGCGACCTGGATATTAGATCCTGACAAAGGCGATTCGGAGATAGGTGTAcataacacagaaatcacaatagcatgatgcatcaagtgaacaaatccacaaggcagcgtctgggatgctctctgacgcaggttcgaatcctcgtcacggcccttgtgtatttgttcatAGGTGTACATAGATTCAGCGGCAGGAGGGGTGGTCGGATATACATTAGACATATTGTAGGCTACAAAATAATGACAAGTACTCGGCATTTAATTTCCGTTCCTGGGTGTTCAGGATCAATAAGTTTATTGGGACAAAAAGATGAATCAAAGGATAATAGCTTAGGCTTTCTACCCTCCTAAATTTGTGTTGACCTGAGTGAAGGTCACTTGACCTGGTCACTTGTTTCTCCAGCGTCTTCGCATCCCGTCTTCCATAGCCCGAACGTAGTTTTAATTATCGGAAGGGAAAGCTGTGTGTATATACTTAAGCTTGTGTAAAGTTTGAAAGATCCCAAAGCCAATATACAACCGAAAACGTCTTGACTACTGAAAGATTCAAACCCGACTGAATCGGTTAGAATTCTTCAGAGGTGTTAGTTTGTATAGTTGTATAGAAGGGGACAACTGTCCCTGgcgccaggatgcaaccccacaataaatttttcccgggtacctatttactgcaaggtgaacagtgaCATTAGGTGAAAGAGACGTGCCCTGGGGTCGATCCCGGGAATCCTGCTTGTGAGCATAGAACGATGCCAACGTTCTTGTTCAATAGATAtgtaataaacatttgatttctaAATGCTTTTAAAACGTTAATTATATGGAGGGAAATAAAGGGACCACGACCCAAGCTGCGTGCGTGTTTCTCCTGCAAAGTTTTTCCTTGTGGGAGAAACGAGGGTGAATTATTGTTGCTGGGCTGTTGACCAGTTATGATagaggccaggagttgttggtaaTGTTGCAGGCTGGGTGGTGTTCTTGTTGATGGACAGTCGTAGGGGCTCCTCATACACAAGACACCCCAACACAAGTGATCTTCATCCAGGCAATGATTCTCATGATCTTGGCTACACACTGTTCGCTACAAAAGACCCCCACGATAAACTGCAAAAGGTCCTGTGGCGCAGTAGTCTACGTCCTAGGTTCACAACAAAGGAACCTACGTAAAGTTCTCGCGGCCAGGTTGAGACGGTTCGGCATGTTGCTGTTCACCTGATCTGTCtcgtaccagtaaataggtatccaggaatttgacaactgttgtggggtgcaTCCTGACGAAGGCAAGTAGTTGGCATAAGAGACCTCGATAATGGTAAGTAAAGGCTTCCTGTCCCGacaattttgggggggggggggggggggtgaatgacaCACTAGACAAAGATGGAATCTTTCTTTTGAAGGTTCTCAAAACGTTTGTAATTTCCATAACATTACCTTCCCAATCTGACATGCTGCTCTGCACTAGACTAGCCATTAAAAGCAAGAGCTAATCGAAAATAGATGTATATAGAACCTATACCATGCACCTGTGCAGTAAAGCTCCTTAACTGGTGTAATAAATCTAAATATAAACCTGATCTCgcgttataaatatatatatatggaaagtcCTAAATGCAATAATTTACAAGAGCAAGATATGATAGGAAGCGTAAAATGAAGCCAGATTTTCTAACTTTCCATCTGATACAAAATGTTAAAACTAAGATTGATCATTTTAAGGCGTAATTAAGGTTCTGAAAGTGCGGGATCAGCCGGTCAGCTGCCAAAAAAGCCTTGGTTAAGAAAAAGATAACAAGATTAACAAGGTTAAGAAAAGGTAACATAAACTTGCAAGGCGAGCATGAGTGACTAATTTGTAGGCCTGTTATGGCTAGGAACTCTTGGCTCGTCACTTACTTGTAAAAGTAATGCTAAATGGCCATTGTGTAAAGTTGTGCATTTCCATAAATGTGAAGACCGCTATAAGCTAAATGTCCTAAAATCCCGCTCACACCTTTAAATCTAGGCCATGTATGTTCTTAATGCAAATATAAAGGTTTGGTCACAAGTCACTTTAATATTATATACGGTGCATAATGGAAGCAACTAACGGAAATTCCAAAGTACAAACTTTGTGCGTTTGCAACCTCATAACGGCTGATTATAGCACCTAACTGTATAATTACGTAATAATTAATGCTACACGTGGGGTATAACTGGTGAAGCAATGTTACTGCATATTATGTTGGCAACTTTGTATCTAGGGAAAATGTTTATCATGACGGCCACCTGGCAGACATGCTGCACCAGAGTGCCTTAATACATCTGTGGGCCGGTTACAACACGTGTGGCATATACAATGTGCTAATGACATTCCAGCAGGGGGGAAAACGTGTATTAAACAAGAGTCAAGGTCTGCACTTGGTGCCTCTCGCGTGTTCAGGCATCTGCATTGCCCCTCCTACTTCCTGCATAGATTTCTCCACATTCCTGTATGCAACCTGACTTTTGACGACTCCATAGTAAATAGATACAAAGTACCAATACTAAATATGGACTTTTCCTCCATAAAGAGATCCACAGTTTATTATTTTTGTAGAGGTTCCGAGAAAGGAAACTTGAAAAACTTTTTAAAGGCTTGGTATAATAAAAGTAGATACTAAATTAAGCCTAGGCTGGCGTAGTTTAGGTTTATGGTAACGGTTCCACTTTTTATGGCCTTTTGGAATTATACAAGTATGGGACTTTGTGTGCAAAGCTTATTTAGTATATTTGATCCATAGTGGGAAAGTTATAATAGAGGATTGGTTGTTACATATCGCTGGATGTGCAAAAGGTCATTGGTAATTAGAGAAAATTCATTGCAGCCCTAATTTTGCAAATTGCTTAAATTAAAACGCTCTACTAACCATAAAATAGTCAGGAGATGCTGGATGATGGCCATTCTATTCATTCAGCTGAAACTAACACATTACTCGTTAGTGTAACATTTCAGTGTGAACACTAAGTCTTATTACTAGTAATATGGAATTCTCTCGGCTAGTGAATGTAGTCTAGAGGTCCATGTAGTAAAAACTGTTTTTATAAAGATGGATGATCAAACAAGATGGTTTGTTTGATCTTGACAGAGTTCTTGGTGGTGAAGGAGTTTAACCTGGTGAGTGGTGACAATGGCGGCCTTCACCACACGAGCCAGTACGAGCTGATGGAACGAGAGAAGCCTCGGCTAGTGATCCGTCGAGGTCAAGAGTTCACCATCGTCCTCgtcaccaaccacaccatggACAAGGACAAAGACAAGCTCTCTCTCGTCTTCACGGTAGCTGGTGAGCACAAACCTCAAAGTAGATGATTATAGCATAACTGGCAATTaaaatattagtaaatattagtttagatgaacaaatccacaagggccgagatgagggttcgaacctacattcgAATAACGTAGGCTAGCGTCTGGGAtaatctcggatgtaggttcgaaccctcgtcacggtccttgtggatttgttcatttgatgcatcacactattgtgatttgtgtgtaattAGTAGTTGTTTATTATATTCCTTAGATCCATCCAATGGGAGATTTTAGTCCCTAAATCTATCCTTCTCTCCCATAAAGGGGAAAGTCGCATAATGGAGACGAACTGATCCGCAATGTGGTTTTTTAATTAGGCAATTTACACTTAGGATTAGTTTTCATTGTTTAAAATTATTAGTTAAAAGGATAGTCCACAGTACATGCAAACTTGTGGAAAGTATAAAGAATTTAACTTAACATATCGATGAACACGAATAATGTGGATAACTGCAAAGTGACAAACTATAGTTTAATAGAAACGATTATATTTGGATAAATTCCCATAAACACCACTAATTTAATATTATACTATTATCATTTTCTTTAAAATATTCACAGCAGTTGGACAGTGTGTGTTAAGATTTATGAAAGTATTTTGGAAGGTggcttttacctgaatttaccaaagggccaccatctctagtggcccttggcagggacaggaagctggcagcttgtcataaaatgcaaaccttcccccccccctcctcctcccccaccacctaCATTCCCCCACAATCTCCAATGCTCCTGAGGATTTCCAAACTTTGAATTGGGAGTAATGACTTGGCATTTAGGGCTTTGGCTGGTAGGCACTTCATGGGCTTACTGTATTTACCCGAGGACCACTAACACTACTGGCTTCAATGAttggaagccagcggcttgtcaaaggccccTTTTGCCTTGATTTTTCCAAAAGGATTTTTACAAGTTTTGGCATTTTACAGCTTCGGCAGTTAGGGGGGGTTCCCATGGATTTATAATGGGTGAAAAGCTTCTAGCCATAAATCCTGCATAGTGGCTTGAGTTTGAAAagttaatttttgtttaattttgcccACTTATTGAACTTATTGTGAAGATAATACTGTATCTTTAACATATTGTTTTTTCTCTAAGATGCCAAGAACCCGAACTTTGGAAACCAGACCCTTGTtggggttggtgttggtgtggggtcaACTAATGGTTGGTCTGCCAGTATAACGGATGTATCGGACTCCTCGATAACACTGAAGGTACtgtatttagtttttttttctggtTGTTTGATACAGTAATGTGTAATTATCAGGTGATCATCTGTAGTAACCAGTTTTCTCAGTACTGTATTGGGAGAGGGCTTTTGAGGCATACTAATGACAGTTAGTTCCCAGGATCCAAAAACCTTTTGTGACATTGGGATGCAAGTAATATGGCTATAATCCTCAAAGATCTTTTCATTGGAGTAGTTACAAAGATGCATAATTTTTCCCCCTTGTTGAGAGGGCCCCAGAATTGGCAGCCATTTATTAGCAGAGGAAGGTCTCAATTTCCAGAAATCATTAAATTTGTTGTAAAGCATTATCTATGATACAGGTGAATACATCCAGCAGTGCTATCATTGGAGAGTGGAAACTGGAAGTTGACGTACAGTCTGGCGAGAAGACCCATAGTTTTCCTTGCAAAGATACGTTCTTTATGCTCTTCAATCCTTGGTGCAAAGGTATGTAAATGTGATAGTGTCTGTAAATTGACAAATTTTAATGCAAAAATTGGAACCAGGCTCACGTGTACTGTGTATGTAAGCTCGCTTGTGTATATGCAAGCTCACTCTTAATGACCCGTTTGCCAGAAGGCTATAATAATTAATGTACAATACAGTATTATAATTTTTGTATATACAAATGAACACAATGCAGGGAAAATTACAAATTTTTGTTTTATCTAACTAATGCATAATTCATGACTAGTATGCTAATTAATTGTATTTAAAGTTTGTACTTATTGCCTGGTTTAGTCATGATTGTACTGTATTAGAAAATGAGTTACTGTGTAATAATTAAATTGATGACATATCTTAAAGAAATTTAATAAGGGACAGGCAATTTGGTTATAAAATTGGGAGGTACAGTAATGTGCAAAAAGTAAATAACAAGTGCAACAAATTAAATTTCTTTGTAGTAATCCCAGTGGCTCCCTGCAGCCATTTTGCTGAGATTGCTTCAGTCTTCCAGTCACATCAGTTGCACAAATTTATATGGTCTACCAGGCACCAAAGCCAAAACATGGCCACTTGATAAAAGGCACAGGATGCAAAAAGTCATTTCACCAGGAAACCATCCAGAAAGTCAGTTTTACAAACGACTGCGGAGTTCATAAGCTTCATAAACCACTAATGCCCAATAACTCTCCAAACAATACAGAATAAGACTCACAACTAGCTAGAACCTGATAACAAATGCCATCACTAGGCAGCTTGGCATTTGGTCCAGCATCTACTGTCGGATCAGTTAAACAATGAACTAACAAACATGGGAGAGATGAGGAGCCACGGAGGCTTTACCGGAAAGAGGAGTTTCATTAAACACtgggtttgtggggggggggggggaagcatttAAGTGGCTTCCTATAGTTAAATAACCACAGAAAAATTAAACGGATTTACCCGAGAGGAGAGGTTTTAAATCTATATACTGTAATATACCTATAATGCATGTACACTTTGGCAGATGATGCTGTGTACCTGGAAGGGGAAGCAGAGAAACAAGAGTATGTGCTTAGtgactctggtctcatctggagaggTACAGCCTCGCGCCTTCGACCTTCTCCCTGGAACTTTGCCCAGTTTGAAGAAAATGTTCTAGAGTGTGTACTGTATATGCTCACATCAGTGTGCAAGATGTCGCCTGCCAACAGAAATGATCCCATCAAAGTGACTCGAGCAATATCAGCAGGGGTTGGTTACTAAACGATTTACTACTTTGGTATACCAGAGTTGATTGATATCGTAAGAATTTGCAATTAATGTGTAGCATACATAGTGTTGTGAATAATTTTGCTACCCTAATCTTACGGTATTAATGATGATTTTTGCAGGTTAACTCTCCAGATGACGAGGGTGTTCTTGTTGGCAACTGGGGTACAGACTACAGTGACGGCACTCCCCCGACAAAGTGGGGTGGCTCTCAACTTATCCTTCAGGAGTACTTCAACACAAAGAAACCTGTCAAGTATGGACAGTGCTGGGTGTTTTCTGGAGTAGTCACCACTGCCTGCAGAGCTGTGGGCATCCCTTGCCGCTCGATTACCAATTTTTCCTCGGCTCACGATACTCATAATTCCCTTACCATTGATTACTTCTTTGATAATGAGGGTGAAGTGATAGAGAGTCTGAACTCTGACTCTGTGTGGAACTTCCACGTTTGGAATGAAGTGTGGATGACGAGGGAGGATCTTGGACCAGAGTATGGTGGCTGGCAAGTCATTGATGCCACACCACAAGAGGAAAGTGATGGTAAGATTTTTCATTGGTTGATCACAAGTTTTATCTTTTTAAATTGTTTCAGATCAGTTAAATTTTAAAGTGAATTATTGGCTGAACTGTGTACTGTACTGTTAGCTTGGCTGCAAGCACCTCTGTACATTCTCTAAATTGTTAAACTTTTGCCATTTCACTCTTTAAGGAAATCTTAAAATCTCTTTATATAACTGAAAGGAATCATTTAATTTGGCAACAATTTCATCTGGGTAGGTTTCTTGAAAATTAATTTGCCAATGCTAGATAGCTTTATTTATCATTTAAGGCAATTAAACCCATGTACCCAAAATAGTCCACAGAATTAAGTTTCTAGatggtgtacagtacaggtaaccATTGACCTACCCCCCTACCTATATAGCATTCGATTGATAATGCCTTCTTCTGATCAAAGTGCTATATActgtagttgtaatggcttggtgctttccccctgtaCCCTTCAATCTTCTGATGGTAAACGATCTAGAATGCCATTCCCTTAGGTGGGTTCTCATGTTTTATGACAAGTCCTGTACCAGGTAAAGAAAGTTCCCTTTCTCTTGTGATGTAAGATTCACTCTATTTTCATGATTAAGATTGCCCATTATAATTGTTTGGGATTGTGCTGCAGCATTGATCACATTATGCAGATCAGTAACTTTCTCTGCTCTTGAAGGGTCTGCCCTGTAACGTACTCCCACTACCAGTTTGCTACCATTTTCAGCTCGTATATTGCACCATTCAGATTCTGAGGATCTAAGTGTTTAATTCATCCTTGCTAGTTGCATTAGACCTTTTTATATACAGCATTATGGCACCTGTTTTGGTTCTGTCCTTTTTGAAAGGTGGGTGGTATCCTGAAATATGGCATTCCCCTTAAATTATAATTCTTCTCTTCCTCCCCATGTTTCAATGATTGGATTCTGTCTATTCATTCAGGGGAGAATTTCCACATTGAATTGGTTTGTAGTAATGTTCCTGGCTTTCTTTATGAAATCTTTTAGAAATGGCATAAAAGTGGGAATATATCTTTATTTCTACAGGTCAGTATCGCTGTGGACCAGCATCTTTAGCTGCTATTAAGAATGGGCAAATTCAGCGACCGTATGATGTACCCTTCATCTTTTCCGAGGTAAATGCTGACAAGCTCTTCTGGAAATACCGTGGCGACAGCCAACCTATGAAGCTCCTGGGACGCAAGACAGGAGggtgagtttgtgccaaatggttTATTGGTTGTATATATTGATCTATAATATTAATAGTACAAATTCTTGATGGAAAATGGCTATACATATATTGTACTGTGGATTTACTTTTCACACTTTGTAGGTATGATTTAATACTTTGTACCACTTTGGCTTTGTCTAGCATTGGCCAGTTTGTGAGCACAAAAGCAGTAGGCAAGTTCATGCGAGAGGACGTTACTCACCTATACAAGTTTGAAGAAGGTATGGGAATTTGTGCTTTTCTAGAATGTGTACTCCCTGTATACTTCTCAATGTTCATTTCTGTTGGGCAAAACAATCATAACTTGGTTACATCTTCTTTGGACAGTCGTGAAAATCTTATTGAGGATAGATTTAAAAAGTTAAATTTTTCATTCATCTTTCATTTAATCTCTTAAAATAACTGTACCTTAATGTACAGAAATTGCTATAAAAATTGATGTGCAAGTCATACTTTCCAAATTGTTTGAATAAATGTGCAATACCCTACACTTGACAGATTCATCAGAGGAGCGTACTGTGATGCATAATGCTCTTAGGATGTGCGAGAACATCTTTGCCAGATACTACCTGAATGAGGAGTTGGAGGATGTAGAGTTCGATTTCCAATTGAATGACGATATAATTATTGGTGAACCCTTTACGTAAGtaataaatcatgttgaccaaaccacaccctagaaagtgaagggatgacgcatttcggtccgttctggaccattctcgtgtcaattgagacttgagaatggtccaggaaggaccgaaacgtcattgtcccccactttctagtgtggtttggtcaacatatttctgccacgttattgtgactccttgtctgCATAATAAATCATGTGTACTATCAACCTTTGTGTATACAGTactttaattttgttttaattgTACTGCTACTAGAGTACAGTATTAAAATTCCATTTGCAAAGGCCATGATAAATATATGGAAATGTGCCACAGCATGGTTTTAAGCAGTTTTGACTGCCTCGGTTAGCTGCAGAGCTCGCTTGAAGATGGCATAACGTTTGGATAAAATTAGTGATGTGCAATATTTAATACAGGTACTTATAATTTTCATGGTCATCTTTGTTTCATTGTCGACAGGACTTCAGTGGTAGTGGAAAATAAGAGCGACAAGGAATACGATGTGGAGGTATTACTAAGAGCAGACACCatgctgtacactggtgttacaaaGGACCTCGTCAAGAAGCATAAGATAGATATTTCAATGAAGCCGAAATCAAGTATGTCTTATTTTTAATTTGCGTAGCAAACTGTCGGTGATGACGATTTTTTGCGTAACCAAATAAATTAACTTGATGCAAAGAAAGAATTGGacctacattcttgtacagaaTTTACTGCAGATATTCTAAACATTAAAGATGCTTCCATGTGCCGATTGTTCTTTATATGGAAGGGTCTTTTACTCCCTAGATCTACCTTTTTTGGCCTATGTCTATTACTGTTTTTGTTAAATTCATGGTCTCCTGGCTGAATCACTTCGGGCAAGTCATATTTTGCTACTTCAATATCTGCCAGAAAGTTCTACTCTTAATACAGTATTTGTACTTGTATACTATACAAGTGTATTGTATACATAACTGTGCAAATGATCTATTCTTGCAAATCTTTTGAATTTACAATGTTTTAACTCTATTGTCTGTGTCTCGGTCTACTGCCATGCCTTGGTATTtaagaaaaatattgcctaatgttGTAAAAATGAGATATAGAGCATTTGCATCTTCATAAGAATATTTAGTTTGTAATGTTTAACTTTGCCCTCAGCCTTTGTATAATTTTTCAGTTATTCCTAATGGTACATGTGCTATATAAATTTACTTACGGGTGTACTAAATATAAATGTTAAGTAAACATTCCATCCTTACGCTTTAATTATTAGCAAGCAGGTTCTAAAGTTCATTTACTTCAGacaattgagtttttttttttttattaatgctcAAGAGGAGACAGTGGTGATGGATGTGAGCTTTGATGAATACTACAAGAAGCTGGTGCATCAGTGTGCTTTCAACCTTTCCTGTCTTGCCAATGTCAAACAAACTAGCTTTGAGTACTTCGCTCAAGATGACTTCCGCTGCAGGAAACCCGACATAAAAATTGAGGTGGGTTGAAAAAGGAAATTgcttgtggggaggggggggggggggggggggaagattaaTTTGATTAAACTACATTCTTAAAATTTCTTTAATTGTGCATCATAATTCCTCGAAGGTTGACTTTCTCATGGTTTTGTAATCTTGATGCTATACCATCAAGACAGTTTCTTGAGGATTGGAATGAAGTAGTTTGataacaatacaacaatacaatacaattttacaatacaattttatttaggtaaggtacatacatacaataaatatttacaaggattgtttgacttataggtatagctagtacatacaatgcctaaagccactattacgcaaagcgtttcgggcatgataaacttaaatgtcaagcttaatactaattgagcataatgagtagaatgaaaacaagaaatgaaaacatagatgaaaaagcagcacaaatacaattatgtcgacaaacagcgctctttaaagaaaaaagacattggttgacaatagaagggtaaggtaggttacagggaatttattaggtatagcttcgcttttaacttaaactggttgagagaggtacagtctttaacatggttgggaaggtcattccacattctgggccccttgatttgtagagcatttctagtttgattaagtcgtactctaggaatatcaaaactgtatttatttctggtgtgatgctcatgggttctgatacaaccttctatgaagcttttgagatcaggattggcattatagtttagcgtggtCTGACTTGTGGATGGCAGGGAAAGTGCAGAGCATGTAGTGAGTGCAGGAAAAATCAGACATTGGATTTGGTAAGAAATAAACAaaaaactccaggttgcaattctattTTCACGTTGTGGCTTGGTCATCCAGAGGGTGTCTGGGGGAAtacccagtgcataggttcgaatcttcatcaCTGCTGTGGATTTTTTAATGGATATGTTACTGTGATGTGTGTATTGGCTATGATAATCTTGCAAATGGTGACATTGCAGtagttgtatataaatgaaagcaCCATAGCTGTGTCAATGTTGATTTGCGTGATATATGCTGAAAGATAAAATTAGTTTCTCCATTGCTCAGGTCACTGAAATTTTAAGAAATAAAGAACCCAGAAAAACGAATAATTCTGTGACCAGGAGTGTCCTGATAATAATAGTCTTGAGGTAGAACCCTTAAAAGGTATTAGGATCATGCCAGGAAACTACAATTCTATTTTATAGTTATGGGCAACATTTAATGGCTCCCATGTTTGCctagtgatatatttatatagtatTGGGCTAAACTACACATCTTGATGTCTACAACGAGCACTGGTATTACAATgacaaacataatgcaagaaacttATAGCAGCATAGGAAGCAAGTATACACATTGATGGTTTGAAGGTGGGCCAGATTGGGTCTCATAACTTGCTTGATCTTGGAAcattttgtataaataaataataaataaaatgaat encodes the following:
- the LOC123749752 gene encoding annulin isoform X2; this encodes MGNAFSSCRESSCFSWLFPKKPNNLPSKPEPVDRPKPITPEYTEDAEFLVVKEFNLVSGDNGGLHHTSQYELMEREKPRLVIRRGQEFTIVLVTNHTMDKDKDKLSLVFTVADAKNPNFGNQTLVGVGVGVGSTNGWSASITDVSDSSITLKVNTSSSAIIGEWKLEVDVQSGEKTHSFPCKDTFFMLFNPWCKDDAVYLEGEAEKQEYVLSDSGLIWRGTASRLRPSPWNFAQFEENVLECVLYMLTSVCKMSPANRNDPIKVTRAISAGVNSPDDEGVLVGNWGTDYSDGTPPTKWGGSQLILQEYFNTKKPVKYGQCWVFSGVVTTACRAVGIPCRSITNFSSAHDTHNSLTIDYFFDNEGEVIESLNSDSVWNFHVWNEVWMTREDLGPEYGGWQVIDATPQEESDGQYRCGPASLAAIKNGQIQRPYDVPFIFSEVNADKLFWKYRGDSQPMKLLGRKTGGIGQFVSTKAVGKFMREDVTHLYKFEEDSSEERTVMHNALRMCENIFARYYLNEELEDVEFDFQLNDDIIIGEPFTTSVVVENKSDKEYDVEVLLRADTMLYTGVTKDLVKKHKIDISMKPKSKETVVMDVSFDEYYKKLVHQCAFNLSCLANVKQTSFEYFAQDDFRCRKPDIKIEYEGEMAVNKETKCAAYFTNPLPMALTKGHFTVQGAGLTKVQVIKLKQNVPVKGEVRCEFTVLPSISGERTLNIMFDSHQLEDVDGLLTLQVGEALPTPADSNGAELPRSGEEPCSKPELPADDVKPNKENIEEI
- the LOC123749752 gene encoding annulin isoform X3, which gives rise to MGNAFSSCRESSCFSWLFPKKPNNLPSKPEPVDRPKPITPEYTEDAVIIEGILGEFLVVKEFNLVSGDNGGLHHTSQYELMEREKPRLVIRRGQEFTIVLVTNHTMDKDKDKLSLVFTVADAKNPNFGNQTLVGVGVGVGSTNGWSASITDVSDSSITLKVNTSSSAIIGEWKLEVDVQSGEKTHSFPCKDTFFMLFNPWCKDDAVYLEGEAEKQEYVLSDSGLIWRGTASRLRPSPWNFAQFEENVLECVLYMLTSVCKMSPANRNDPIKVTRAISAGVNSPDDEGVLVGNWGTDYSDGTPPTKWGGSQLILQEYFNTKKPVKYGQCWVFSGVVTTACRAVGIPCRSITNFSSAHDTHNSLTIDYFFDNEGEVIESLNSDSVWNFHVWNEVWMTREDLGPEYGGWQVIDATPQEESDGQYRCGPASLAAIKNGQIQRPYDVPFIFSEVNADKLFWKYRGDSQPMKLLGRKTGGIGQFVSTKAVGKFMREDVTHLYKFEEDSSEERTVMHNALRMCENIFARYYLNEELEDVEFDFQLNDDIIIGEPFTTSVVVENKSDKEYDVEVLLRADTMLYTGVTKDLVKKHKIDISMKPKSKETVVMDVSFDEYYKKLVHQCAFNLSCLANVKQTSFEYFAQDDFRCRKPDIKIEYEGEMAVNKETKCAAYFTNPLPMALTKGHFTVQGAGLTKVQVIKLKQNVPVKGEVRCEFTVLPSISGERTLNIMFDSHQLEDVDGLLTLQVGEALPTPADSNGAELR
- the LOC123749752 gene encoding annulin isoform X1, which translates into the protein MGNAFSSCRESSCFSWLFPKKPNNLPSKPEPVDRPKPITPEYTEDAVIIEGILGEFLVVKEFNLVSGDNGGLHHTSQYELMEREKPRLVIRRGQEFTIVLVTNHTMDKDKDKLSLVFTVADAKNPNFGNQTLVGVGVGVGSTNGWSASITDVSDSSITLKVNTSSSAIIGEWKLEVDVQSGEKTHSFPCKDTFFMLFNPWCKDDAVYLEGEAEKQEYVLSDSGLIWRGTASRLRPSPWNFAQFEENVLECVLYMLTSVCKMSPANRNDPIKVTRAISAGVNSPDDEGVLVGNWGTDYSDGTPPTKWGGSQLILQEYFNTKKPVKYGQCWVFSGVVTTACRAVGIPCRSITNFSSAHDTHNSLTIDYFFDNEGEVIESLNSDSVWNFHVWNEVWMTREDLGPEYGGWQVIDATPQEESDGQYRCGPASLAAIKNGQIQRPYDVPFIFSEVNADKLFWKYRGDSQPMKLLGRKTGGIGQFVSTKAVGKFMREDVTHLYKFEEDSSEERTVMHNALRMCENIFARYYLNEELEDVEFDFQLNDDIIIGEPFTTSVVVENKSDKEYDVEVLLRADTMLYTGVTKDLVKKHKIDISMKPKSKETVVMDVSFDEYYKKLVHQCAFNLSCLANVKQTSFEYFAQDDFRCRKPDIKIEYEGEMAVNKETKCAAYFTNPLPMALTKGHFTVQGAGLTKVQVIKLKQNVPVKGEVRCEFTVLPSISGERTLNIMFDSHQLEDVDGLLTLQVGEALPTPADSNGAELPRSGEEPCSKPELPADDVKPNKENIEEI